A region from the Citrobacter telavivensis genome encodes:
- the mdoD gene encoding glucan biosynthesis protein D (involved in the control of the structural glucose backbone of osmoregulated periplasmic glucans), with amino-acid sequence MNRRRFIKGSMAMAAVCGTSGIASLFTRAAYAAESDIADGQTVRFDFSVLQSMAHDLAQKPWGGAPRALPNTLANLTPQAYNSIQYDAAQSLWNNVEDRQLDAQFFHVGMGFRRRVRMFSVDSSTHQAREIHFRPELFKYNDAGVDTKQLEGQTDLGFAGFRVFKAPELARRDVVSFLGASYFRAVDDTYQYGLSARGLAIDTYTDTKEEFPDFTAFWFDTVKPGATSFTVYALLDSPSITGAYKFVIHCEKSQVIMDVENRLYARKDIKQLGIAPMTSMFSCGNNERRMCDTIHPQIHDSDRLAMWRGNGEWICRPLNNPQKLQFNAYTDNNPKGFGLLQLDRDFTHYQDIMGWYNKRPSLWVEPRNQWGKGTIGLMEIPTTGETLDNVVCFWQPEKAIEAGDELEYKYRLYWSAQPPVRSPLARVMATRTGMGGFPEGWAPGEHYPEKWARRFAVDFVGGDLKAAAPKGIEPVITLSSGEAKQIEILYVEPFDGYRIQFDWYPTSDSTDPVDMRMFLRCQGEAISETWLYQYFPPAPDKRNYVDDRVMR; translated from the coding sequence ATGAATCGCAGACGATTTATTAAAGGTTCAATGGCAATGGCCGCCGTGTGCGGTACCAGCGGTATTGCTTCACTCTTCACCCGTGCTGCTTATGCGGCGGAATCCGACATTGCAGACGGACAAACCGTCCGCTTTGATTTTTCCGTACTGCAATCCATGGCGCACGATCTCGCGCAGAAACCGTGGGGCGGTGCGCCGCGTGCGTTGCCTAATACGCTGGCGAATCTGACGCCGCAGGCCTACAACAGTATTCAGTACGATGCCGCGCAATCGCTGTGGAACAACGTCGAAGACCGCCAGTTGGATGCGCAGTTCTTCCACGTCGGGATGGGCTTTCGTCGCCGCGTACGCATGTTCTCCGTTGATTCCAGCACCCATCAGGCGCGTGAGATCCACTTCCGTCCGGAACTGTTTAAATACAATGATGCCGGCGTTGATACCAAACAACTGGAAGGGCAAACCGATCTCGGCTTTGCCGGTTTTCGCGTCTTCAAAGCGCCCGAACTGGCGCGTCGCGACGTCGTCTCCTTCCTTGGCGCAAGCTATTTCCGTGCGGTTGATGATACCTATCAGTACGGGCTTTCCGCGCGCGGTCTGGCAATTGACACCTACACCGACACCAAAGAAGAGTTCCCGGATTTCACCGCCTTCTGGTTCGATACGGTGAAACCAGGCGCCACCTCGTTTACCGTGTACGCGCTGCTGGACAGCCCGAGCATCACCGGTGCCTATAAGTTCGTGATTCACTGCGAGAAGAGCCAGGTGATCATGGATGTCGAAAATCGTCTCTATGCCCGCAAAGACATCAAACAGTTGGGCATCGCCCCGATGACCAGTATGTTCAGCTGCGGCAATAACGAACGCCGCATGTGCGACACCATTCATCCGCAGATCCACGACTCCGATCGACTGGCGATGTGGCGCGGTAACGGCGAGTGGATCTGCCGCCCGCTGAACAATCCGCAGAAGCTGCAATTCAACGCCTATACCGATAACAATCCGAAAGGGTTCGGCCTGCTGCAACTGGACCGCGATTTTACCCACTATCAGGACATCATGGGCTGGTACAACAAGCGCCCAAGCCTGTGGGTTGAACCGCGTAACCAGTGGGGCAAAGGCACCATCGGCCTGATGGAGATCCCGACGACTGGCGAAACGCTGGATAACGTGGTCTGCTTCTGGCAGCCGGAAAAAGCCATCGAAGCGGGTGACGAGCTGGAATACAAATACCGTCTGTACTGGAGCGCACAGCCGCCGGTCCGTTCGCCGCTGGCGCGCGTGATGGCGACCCGCACCGGTATGGGTGGATTCCCGGAAGGCTGGGCACCGGGTGAGCACTATCCGGAGAAATGGGCACGGCGTTTTGCGGTCGATTTCGTGGGTGGCGATCTGAAAGCGGCCGCGCCGAAAGGCATTGAGCCGGTGATTACGTTGTCCAGCGGTGAAGCGAAACAGATTGAGATCCTCTACGTTGAACCGTTTGACGGTTATCGCATCCAGTTCGACTGGTACCCGACGTCTGACTCGACCGATCCGGTGGATATGCGTATGTTCCTGCGCTGTCAGGGAGAGGCGATCAGTGAAACCTGGCTGTATCAGTATTTCCCGCCTGCGCCGGATAAACGTAACTACGTCGACGACCGCGTGATGCGTTAA
- a CDS encoding DUF465 domain-containing protein, producing the protein MFPEYRDLISRLKSENPRFLSLFEKHNNLDHEIARLEGSDGRGYNLEVVRLKKQKLQLKDDMLKILQKESVDAG; encoded by the coding sequence ATGTTTCCAGAATACAGAGATCTGATTTCCCGACTGAAATCCGAGAATCCTCGCTTTCTGTCTCTTTTCGAAAAGCACAACAACCTTGATCATGAAATTGCCAGGCTGGAAGGTTCCGATGGTCGGGGATACAATCTCGAAGTCGTTCGTCTGAAAAAACAGAAACTCCAGCTTAAGGACGATATGCTCAAAATACTGCAGAAAGAAAGCGTTGATGCGGGGTAA
- a CDS encoding DeoR family transcriptional regulator, with the protein MSQQRPDRIKQMLHYLWQHRHLSTQQAMELFGYAEATVRRDFQYIASQYPGMIRGHGSLDFDDSMDDKEYVFDVKRTLQAEAKKEIAALARTMIKDGDCFFLDSGSTCLELAKCLADARVKVICNDIKIANELGCFPHVESYIIGGLIRPGYFSVGESLALEMINAFSVERAFISCDALSLATGITNATMFEVGVKTRIIQRARDVVLMADHSKFDAVEPHAVATLSCIKTIISDSALADDIVQRYTHAGCHLVLPHR; encoded by the coding sequence ATGAGCCAACAGCGCCCTGACCGTATCAAACAGATGCTGCACTATCTGTGGCAGCATCGTCATCTCTCTACCCAGCAGGCCATGGAACTGTTTGGCTATGCGGAGGCCACCGTCCGTCGTGATTTCCAGTATATCGCCAGCCAGTATCCCGGCATGATTCGCGGTCACGGCAGCCTTGATTTTGACGACAGCATGGATGACAAAGAGTATGTTTTTGATGTCAAACGGACATTGCAGGCGGAGGCCAAAAAAGAGATTGCCGCCCTGGCCCGCACGATGATCAAAGACGGCGACTGTTTCTTTCTTGATTCCGGTTCCACCTGTCTGGAACTGGCGAAATGTCTGGCCGATGCGCGGGTGAAAGTCATCTGTAACGACATCAAAATCGCCAATGAGCTGGGCTGTTTTCCGCACGTCGAGAGCTACATCATCGGCGGACTGATTCGTCCGGGTTACTTTTCGGTGGGTGAGAGCCTGGCGCTGGAGATGATCAATGCGTTTTCGGTAGAACGGGCCTTTATCTCCTGCGATGCGCTGTCGCTGGCAACGGGGATCACCAACGCGACGATGTTCGAAGTCGGCGTTAAAACGCGGATTATTCAACGCGCCCGCGACGTGGTGCTGATGGCCGATCATTCAAAGTTTGATGCCGTCGAACCTCACGCGGTGGCCACGCTCTCATGTATTAAAACGATCATCAGCGACAGCGCGCTCGCGGATGACATTGTGCAGCGCTACACCCACGCGGGATGTCATCTGGTGTTGCCACATCGCTGA
- a CDS encoding ribulose-phosphate 3 epimerase family protein: MILHPSLASADPLHYGTTLTALADADMGSLHLDIEDSSFINNITFGLKTVQAVARQTTHPLSFHFMISRPQDWFSALAELKPAWIFVHAEALAYPSETLAQIRLIGAKAGLAFNPATPVDAYCYLAPHLDALMVMTSEPDGVGQQFIPALCEKVRRVRDCFPEAACWADGGITLSAAQQLATAGAQHLVVGRALFSSENYHATLSRFAGL, encoded by the coding sequence ATGATTCTGCACCCTTCTCTTGCGTCGGCGGATCCACTGCACTACGGGACGACGCTGACTGCCCTGGCCGATGCCGATATGGGTTCACTGCATCTGGATATCGAAGACAGCAGCTTTATTAACAACATTACCTTTGGCCTCAAAACCGTGCAGGCCGTCGCCCGGCAGACGACACATCCCCTCTCATTTCATTTTATGATTTCCCGCCCACAGGACTGGTTTTCTGCTCTGGCAGAACTCAAACCGGCGTGGATTTTTGTTCATGCTGAAGCGCTGGCATATCCTTCTGAAACGCTGGCACAAATAAGGCTTATCGGCGCGAAAGCCGGGCTGGCGTTTAATCCGGCCACCCCTGTTGACGCGTATTGCTATCTGGCACCACACCTGGATGCGCTGATGGTCATGACCAGCGAACCCGACGGCGTCGGTCAGCAGTTCATTCCCGCCCTGTGTGAGAAGGTCCGTCGCGTACGCGACTGTTTTCCTGAAGCGGCGTGCTGGGCCGACGGTGGCATAACGCTTTCCGCTGCACAACAGCTGGCGACAGCGGGCGCGCAGCATCTTGTCGTGGGACGCGCGCTGTTCTCATCAGAAAACTATCACGCCACGTTATCCCGGTTTGCCGGACTGTAA
- a CDS encoding PTS sugar transporter subunit IIA, giving the protein MINDVKWVQTQREAKDWRQAVEIAARPLITFGAAQPGYVDGIIDNTLNWGPYYLIAPGIALPHARPEQGANHNQVSITTLKTPVAFGHEECDPVWLLLCVSATDANAHILTLQRISQFIDSPERLAAVRQAQTDAALFAQVCG; this is encoded by the coding sequence ATGATAAACGATGTTAAGTGGGTGCAGACACAGCGCGAGGCCAAAGACTGGCGCCAGGCCGTCGAGATCGCCGCTCGCCCGCTGATTACCTTTGGCGCTGCGCAACCGGGCTACGTGGACGGCATTATCGACAACACGCTGAACTGGGGGCCGTACTATTTAATTGCCCCCGGTATCGCCTTACCCCATGCGCGGCCCGAACAAGGGGCTAACCACAATCAGGTCAGCATCACGACGCTTAAAACGCCCGTCGCGTTTGGTCATGAGGAATGCGACCCGGTCTGGCTGCTGCTGTGCGTCAGCGCGACGGATGCCAATGCGCATATCCTCACCCTCCAGCGCATCAGTCAGTTTATTGATTCACCCGAACGACTCGCGGCGGTGCGACAAGCGCAAACCGACGCCGCGCTGTTTGCGCAGGTATGCGGATAA
- the sgcQ gene encoding BtpA family protein SgcQ, with product MSWLKEVIGTEKAVIAMCHLRALPGDPSFDAQKGMNWVIDRARDDLLALQNGGVDAVMFSNEFSLPYLTKVRPETTAAMARVIGQLMSEIRIPFGVNVLWDPVASFDLAMATGASFIREIFTGAYASDFGVWDTNVGETIRHQHRIGAGGVKTLFNIVPEAAVYLGNRDICSIAKSTVFNNHPDALCVSGLTAGARTDSALLKRVKETVPDTVVLANTGVCLENVEEQLSIADGCVTATTFKKDGVFANFVDQARVSRFMEKVHHIRQ from the coding sequence ATGAGTTGGCTGAAAGAGGTTATTGGAACGGAAAAAGCTGTTATTGCCATGTGCCATTTGCGCGCATTGCCCGGCGACCCGAGCTTTGATGCGCAGAAAGGGATGAACTGGGTGATCGACCGCGCCCGGGACGATCTGCTGGCGCTACAAAATGGCGGCGTGGATGCCGTGATGTTTTCCAACGAGTTTAGTCTCCCCTATCTCACGAAGGTTCGCCCGGAAACCACCGCGGCAATGGCGAGGGTGATTGGACAACTGATGAGCGAAATCCGCATCCCGTTTGGCGTCAATGTGCTGTGGGATCCGGTCGCGTCGTTCGACCTGGCTATGGCGACGGGCGCATCGTTTATTCGCGAGATTTTTACCGGTGCCTACGCCAGCGACTTCGGCGTCTGGGACACCAACGTCGGTGAGACCATACGTCATCAGCACCGCATCGGCGCGGGTGGGGTCAAAACGCTGTTCAATATTGTGCCTGAAGCGGCGGTATATCTGGGCAATCGCGATATTTGTTCCATTGCGAAATCCACCGTCTTTAACAACCATCCGGATGCCCTCTGCGTCTCTGGTCTGACGGCGGGCGCACGCACCGACAGCGCCCTGCTAAAGCGGGTAAAAGAGACGGTGCCGGATACCGTGGTGCTGGCGAATACCGGCGTGTGTCTGGAAAACGTTGAGGAACAGCTTAGCATTGCTGACGGTTGCGTAACGGCCACCACCTTTAAAAAGGACGGCGTTTTCGCCAACTTTGTCGATCAGGCGCGGGTCAGTCGGTTTATGGAAAAAGTGCATCATATACGGCAATAA
- a CDS encoding permease has product MFDYILSLGGTVFVPIIMIVIGLIFRIPWLQAIKAGVTVGIGFVGMGLVIVMAIDSLSPPIKVMIERFGLTLHVFDVGAGPASGVGYATAIGAMIIPIIFLLNVAMLVTRLTKTMNVDIYNYWHYAITGTVVQLMTGSLIYGVLGAICHAALSLKMADWTAKRVQNIVGLEGISIPQGYGSSSVPLFVLLDAIYEKIPFMKGRNIDAQEIQKRYGMVGDPVIIGVVLGLIFGLAAGEGFKGCASLMITVAAIMVLFPRMIRLIVEGLLPISDGARKFFQKHFKGREVYIGLDTAVTLGHPTTIAVGLLLIPIMLILASILPGNKVLPLADLPVAPFFICMATVIHRGDLIRTLISGVIVMVTVLLIATQFAPYFTDMALKGGFSFAGENAQISALSVGNMFGWSISELMSLGIIGVVVAVGIVASVVLFLRKRELSE; this is encoded by the coding sequence ATGTTTGACTACATCCTGTCTCTCGGTGGTACCGTCTTTGTTCCCATCATCATGATTGTGATTGGGTTGATCTTCCGTATTCCCTGGCTGCAGGCGATCAAAGCCGGGGTCACGGTAGGGATTGGTTTTGTCGGAATGGGGCTGGTGATCGTCATGGCGATCGACAGCCTCAGTCCGCCCATCAAAGTGATGATTGAACGCTTTGGTCTGACCCTGCATGTGTTTGACGTCGGCGCAGGACCGGCCTCTGGCGTCGGGTACGCCACCGCCATTGGCGCAATGATTATCCCGATTATTTTTCTGCTCAACGTCGCGATGCTGGTCACCCGTCTGACCAAAACCATGAACGTCGATATCTATAACTACTGGCACTACGCCATTACCGGCACCGTGGTCCAGTTAATGACCGGCAGTCTGATTTATGGCGTGCTGGGTGCCATTTGCCACGCGGCATTGTCGCTGAAAATGGCCGACTGGACGGCTAAGCGCGTGCAGAACATCGTCGGACTGGAGGGGATCTCCATTCCGCAGGGCTATGGTTCCAGTTCGGTACCACTGTTCGTTCTCCTCGATGCCATCTACGAAAAAATTCCGTTTATGAAAGGACGCAACATTGATGCCCAGGAGATCCAGAAACGCTACGGCATGGTCGGCGACCCGGTCATTATCGGCGTGGTGCTCGGTCTGATCTTTGGTCTCGCGGCGGGTGAAGGATTTAAAGGCTGCGCCAGCCTGATGATCACCGTCGCGGCGATTATGGTGCTGTTCCCGCGCATGATCCGTCTGATTGTTGAAGGGTTACTCCCCATCTCCGACGGCGCACGTAAATTCTTCCAGAAGCATTTTAAGGGACGTGAGGTGTATATCGGTCTGGATACCGCCGTCACGCTGGGTCACCCCACCACCATTGCCGTTGGCCTGTTGCTGATCCCTATCATGTTGATTCTCGCCAGCATCTTGCCCGGCAACAAAGTGCTGCCGCTTGCCGACCTGCCCGTCGCACCGTTCTTTATCTGTATGGCGACGGTTATCCATCGCGGCGACCTGATTCGCACCTTAATCAGCGGCGTGATTGTCATGGTCACCGTCCTGCTGATCGCCACGCAGTTTGCCCCCTACTTCACCGACATGGCGCTTAAGGGCGGTTTCAGCTTTGCCGGTGAAAACGCGCAAATCTCTGCACTGTCCGTAGGCAACATGTTTGGCTGGTCAATTTCGGAGCTGATGTCGCTTGGCATTATTGGCGTCGTCGTGGCGGTGGGTATCGTCGCCAGCGTCGTGCTGTTCTTACGTAAACGTGAACTATCGGAATAA
- a CDS encoding PTS sugar transporter subunit IIB has product MMKKILVACGTGMSTSTMIAHKLQEFLAEQGIPASTAQCCLNEIPLNCNGMDLIVTSMRTNNDYGIPTLNGAALLTGINDDALKQEIKALLTQ; this is encoded by the coding sequence ATTATGAAAAAGATCCTTGTGGCATGCGGTACCGGCATGTCGACGTCAACCATGATTGCGCACAAGTTGCAGGAGTTCCTTGCTGAACAAGGCATTCCGGCAAGCACCGCCCAGTGTTGTCTCAATGAGATCCCGCTGAATTGTAACGGCATGGACCTGATTGTGACGTCCATGCGTACCAATAACGATTACGGTATTCCCACGTTAAACGGCGCGGCACTGCTAACGGGAATTAACGACGACGCCTTGAAGCAAGAAATCAAGGCACTGTTAACGCAATAA
- a CDS encoding M42 family peptidase: MSFSVQETLFSLLHLNAVSGHENSVAEVMLREFKRQAKEVWRDRLGNVVARYGSDNPNALRLMMFAHMDEVGFMVRKIEPSGFLRFERVGGPAQVTMSGSVVTLAGDNGPVMGCIGIKAYHFAKGDERTQSPCVDKLWIDIGAKDKADALRMGIQVGTPVTLYNPPQLLANDLVCSKALDDRLGCTALLGVADAIGTASLDIAVYLVASVQEEFNIRGIVPVLRRVKPDLAIGIDITPSCDTPDLQDYSDVRVNQGVGITCLNYHGRGTLAGLITPPRLIHMLEQTALAHHIPVQREVAPGVITETGYIQVEQDGIPCVSLSIPCRYTHSPAEVASLRDLTDCIRLLTALAGMPAGHFPVEPDSGTTQEANPL; the protein is encoded by the coding sequence ATGTCATTTTCTGTGCAGGAAACACTGTTCTCGCTTTTGCATCTCAATGCCGTTTCAGGGCATGAAAACAGCGTCGCTGAGGTCATGCTACGCGAATTTAAACGTCAGGCAAAAGAGGTCTGGCGCGATCGGTTAGGAAATGTCGTCGCCCGCTACGGTAGCGATAACCCGAATGCCTTGCGACTGATGATGTTTGCCCACATGGATGAAGTCGGCTTTATGGTGCGCAAAATTGAGCCGTCGGGATTTTTGCGCTTCGAACGTGTGGGCGGCCCGGCGCAGGTCACTATGTCCGGTTCGGTCGTCACGCTCGCCGGAGATAATGGCCCGGTGATGGGATGCATCGGCATTAAGGCGTACCACTTTGCAAAGGGGGATGAACGCACGCAATCACCTTGCGTCGATAAACTGTGGATTGATATCGGCGCGAAGGATAAAGCCGACGCCCTGCGGATGGGCATCCAGGTCGGTACGCCGGTTACGCTGTATAACCCACCGCAACTGCTGGCGAACGATCTCGTGTGCAGCAAAGCGCTGGACGATCGTCTGGGGTGCACGGCGCTGCTGGGCGTGGCGGATGCCATCGGCACAGCGTCGCTGGATATCGCGGTTTATCTGGTGGCGTCCGTGCAGGAAGAGTTCAACATCCGCGGCATTGTCCCGGTTTTACGCCGCGTTAAGCCGGATCTCGCCATCGGCATTGATATCACGCCGTCATGCGATACGCCGGATCTGCAGGACTACTCCGACGTCCGGGTCAACCAGGGGGTCGGCATCACCTGCCTGAACTATCACGGACGTGGCACGCTGGCCGGTTTAATCACGCCACCGCGACTGATCCACATGCTTGAGCAAACGGCCCTTGCGCACCATATTCCCGTGCAGCGCGAAGTCGCGCCCGGTGTTATCACCGAAACGGGCTATATCCAGGTTGAGCAGGACGGCATTCCCTGCGTCAGCCTCTCTATCCCTTGTCGCTATACCCATTCTCCCGCGGAGGTCGCCAGTCTGCGCGATTTGACTGACTGCATTCGCTTATTGACCGCCCTGGCTGGTATGCCAGCCGGGCACTTTCCCGTTGAGCCTGATTCAGGCACTACACAAGAGGCAAATCCATTATGA
- the rimL gene encoding 50S ribosomal protein L7/L12-serine acetyltransferase, which translates to MSEIIEINDTLQLRAVEECHVAGLYQLVRKNSAWLQQFLDWPQYVNAEEDSRKSVQGNMMLHQRGYAKMFLIFDGEEMLGVLSFNQIEPLNKAAYIGYWIDEAQQGKGILSRALQAFIHHYAGRGEIRRFVIKCRVKNLASNQVAQRNGFTLEGCLKQAEFLNGHYDDVNLYARIIDSSLQ; encoded by the coding sequence GTGAGTGAAATTATTGAGATCAATGACACGCTACAACTACGGGCGGTAGAGGAATGTCACGTTGCCGGGCTGTATCAACTGGTACGTAAAAACAGTGCCTGGCTACAGCAGTTTTTAGACTGGCCGCAATACGTCAACGCTGAAGAGGATTCGCGAAAATCCGTGCAGGGCAACATGATGCTCCACCAGCGGGGCTATGCCAAAATGTTCCTGATTTTCGACGGCGAGGAGATGCTGGGCGTGCTGTCGTTTAATCAGATCGAGCCGTTGAACAAAGCGGCTTATATCGGTTACTGGATAGATGAAGCGCAGCAGGGGAAAGGGATCCTGTCGCGCGCGTTGCAGGCGTTTATTCATCACTATGCCGGGCGAGGCGAAATTCGCCGCTTTGTTATCAAATGTCGGGTAAAAAATCTGGCAAGCAATCAGGTGGCACAGCGCAATGGCTTTACGCTTGAAGGCTGCCTGAAGCAGGCGGAGTTCCTGAACGGTCACTATGACGATGTTAATCTGTACGCACGAATCATCGATTCGTCGCTACAGTGA
- the tehA gene encoding dicarboxylate transporter/tellurite-resistance protein TehA, whose amino-acid sequence MSNNKSSDRVLNLPAGYFGMVLGTIGMGFAWRYASQIWSVSHWFGDGLVMLAMVIWGLLTLAFITRLIRLPHSVIAEIRHPVMSSFVSLFPATTMLVAIGFVPWCRPLAIGLFSVGVVIQLVYAAWQTAGLWRGSHPQEATTPGLYLPTVANNFISAMACGALGYTDAGLVFLGAGVFSWLSLEPVILQRLRSAGELPTAMRTSLGIQLAPALVACSAWLSVNGGEGDTLAKMLFGYGLLQLLFMLRLMPWYLSQPFNASFWSFSFGVSALATTGLHLGHASPAGFFHTLAVPLFIFTNVIIALLLVRTFALLMQGKLLIRTERAALLKSEDKK is encoded by the coding sequence ATGAGCAACAACAAGAGTAGCGATCGCGTCCTGAATCTTCCCGCCGGTTACTTCGGCATGGTCCTTGGGACGATTGGAATGGGCTTTGCCTGGCGCTATGCCAGCCAGATCTGGTCGGTCAGCCACTGGTTCGGCGACGGTCTGGTGATGCTGGCGATGGTGATATGGGGACTGCTGACGCTGGCGTTTATCACGCGTCTGATCCGCCTTCCGCACAGCGTGATCGCCGAGATTCGCCATCCGGTGATGAGCAGTTTTGTCAGCCTGTTTCCGGCCACCACGATGCTGGTGGCGATTGGTTTTGTTCCGTGGTGTCGTCCGCTGGCGATTGGCCTGTTTAGCGTCGGGGTCGTCATTCAACTGGTTTACGCAGCATGGCAGACCGCCGGGCTGTGGCGCGGCTCGCACCCACAAGAGGCAACAACGCCAGGACTCTATTTACCCACGGTCGCTAACAACTTCATCAGCGCGATGGCCTGCGGCGCATTAGGCTATACCGATGCCGGACTGGTCTTTTTAGGGGCGGGCGTTTTTTCCTGGCTGAGCCTGGAGCCGGTTATCTTGCAGCGTCTGCGCAGCGCCGGCGAATTGCCCACCGCTATGCGGACTTCGCTGGGGATCCAGCTTGCGCCTGCGCTGGTGGCCTGTAGCGCCTGGCTGAGCGTCAACGGCGGTGAGGGCGATACGCTGGCAAAAATGTTATTTGGCTACGGCCTGCTGCAACTCCTGTTTATGCTGCGCCTGATGCCCTGGTATCTGTCGCAGCCGTTTAACGCCTCATTCTGGAGTTTCTCGTTCGGCGTGTCGGCCCTGGCGACCACCGGACTGCATCTTGGCCACGCCAGTCCCGCTGGCTTTTTTCACACGCTGGCGGTGCCGTTGTTCATCTTTACTAATGTTATCATCGCATTATTGTTGGTACGCACGTTCGCACTACTGATGCAGGGAAAACTGCTCATTCGCACAGAACGTGCGGCATTACTGAAATCTGAGGATAAAAAATGA
- the tehB gene encoding tellurite resistance methyltransferase TehB: MTLRDENYFTEKYDLTRTHSDVLEAVKVVKPGKTLDLGCGNGRNSLYLAARGYDVTAWDKNPMSIANVERIKAAEGLDNLQAKVVDLNALTFEGEYDFILSTVVLMFLEAKTIPGLIDNMQRCTKPGGYNLIVAAMDTADFPCTVGFPFAFKEGELRRYYEGWELLKYNEDVGELHRTDANGNRIKLRFATLLARKMA; this comes from the coding sequence ATGACCCTTCGTGATGAAAATTACTTCACTGAAAAATATGACTTAACCCGTACTCACTCTGACGTTCTGGAGGCGGTGAAGGTCGTCAAACCGGGAAAAACGCTGGATTTAGGCTGTGGCAATGGCCGTAACAGTCTGTATCTGGCGGCGAGGGGTTATGACGTGACCGCGTGGGATAAAAACCCGATGAGTATCGCCAACGTCGAACGTATCAAAGCGGCAGAAGGGCTGGACAATCTCCAGGCGAAAGTGGTGGATCTCAACGCCCTGACGTTTGAAGGCGAATATGATTTTATTCTCTCCACCGTGGTACTGATGTTCCTGGAAGCCAAAACGATTCCGGGTTTAATCGACAATATGCAGCGTTGCACCAAACCGGGCGGTTATAACCTGATTGTTGCCGCCATGGATACCGCTGATTTTCCGTGCACGGTAGGATTCCCGTTTGCTTTTAAAGAAGGGGAACTGCGTCGTTATTACGAAGGCTGGGAATTACTGAAATATAATGAAGATGTTGGCGAACTGCATCGTACTGATGCCAACGGCAACCGAATTAAACTGCGCTTCGCCACGCTGCTGGCGCGTAAAATGGCCTAA